The genomic interval TTTCAAGgtatttctcattttgatgGTTTACAAGTCATTGTTCTGaaggaaaggaaaagaaattgaaactgTTGTCAGATTTTTTGGCCAGTGAGAAAATATAAAGAGTAGACCTTCCAGTTTCTGAAACTAATTTAATCATATGCCGTGACTGAGGTAAAGTTTTTCATGTTCTTTTAAAGCCAAGAGAGCTTAACATTCCAATCatctttgttttgttctcattaattttcaagggCTGGGAAGAGGCAGAAGTCGGAACCCTTGTCAAGGTTTTATCagttcttattattatattgtcCAAACACGTAATTGTCTCCTGTTAGGCCTAAGATACCATGATAAAATGAAACCATAGGTAGATGAAGTGGCCCTAATCTGGTTtgttttattgatattatccTGAGCAAGCTCTCTATTGTTAATCCGATTCCTAGTCAACTTGTTCCGTTTGAGTTAGTCTTAAGGGCTATGTTTGTTGCATCGCCTTTTTCCTGTGAATGATATTGTAACTTAATGTGATTGATCtatattatgtttcttttataaattttcaggCATGATCTCCATATGATCTGAAtgcttttatcttttaagTCTTATGCCAATGATTTACTACTATAAATTTTCAGGCAAGATTACTTCTCCGAGAGCACCGAGATAGAGGCAGCTGCAGTGCAAGAATGATGATGCAAATTTCCTAAAGCCTAAACTTgtaccatttttccttttttctttttgctatTGTGAAAAACTGAATGcatttcaaaaatgctatcttCGTTTGTTGTTGGATTGGTTGGTGCGAGTTGTCTAACGGTGCCAAATTGATtgtaatgaaaatgaaaattaatatgattaccTTAAATATATATGCTAAACATGTTTATGATCATGAgttcttttgtcctttttttttaaagagtacATGGACTGCATGTTAGGTGTTAAACCGCGTTATTGAACCTGAAAATTTCCATTCTAGGTTCAAAATTGATAGAGATTTCAGGTTTTCCTTTTTAGGCGGTCTTTTGTTTTTAGGATTTTTAGATGTCTGCTTATCGTTCTAATTGCAGGTTTAAATTTCCCAGTCTGCTCTTTTTCTGGGCGAGATTTTTGTGATTAACAACCACTTTGCTTATGTTTATAGCTAGAGGAACAAACTATCGATTTTGGTCAATTTAGCTTGAAAATTCCATAAATATTAATGCCAAATCAAATTCAGTTGTAAATGCTAACGGGTTGACCTTGTAGCATTTGTTGAAATATagtcatttaaaatttattttagggTTATGAGAAGGCTCTTGAAGCATTGTTTTTCATCTATTCacaatttatatacatatatgaatattttcagcctttttttctattttttttttcctttatttatgTAGGTAGAACCCTAGGATCTACGATCTTATCAAAGTGGTACTAGAGGATCGATCCAGATACTGCATGGCTCCTACAAAAATATCACAAAAAGCCAAATTTGACGCAATTAGAATTTAGAGGGAAGAATAAATGGAAGGCCTGAAGTAAAAATTGCTAAAGAGACGGCCGAAATAGAAGAAATTCTTACAGTCATAGCTTAAGCAGTTGCCAACTTGTCACCAGAGGGTACTGTAGAACTGCATGGACAAAAATTGccttaacaataaattataaaagtgcCTGCACAAAAATTGCTtgaacaaaggaaaaaaaagaagaaagagttACCTCAATCATAGATTGCCTAGGACAAGGCATAACTTTAGGGCAGGGGAATGTTAAAATCCAATAGAATTAggattgtaatttttttttttaatttaaatgaagaattctattactattaatttgttttcttggaGGTTTTAATAGGTGTCTAGAAtcctataaataattaatgatctAAACTTTTGGGATtgaaacaatcaaataaattagtcCTTTGACAAACTGGAATTGTTCTTTCTTGCTCGACCGTGGTGAAAGGGATTCATAAGAAAATggtcatgttaattttattgaggGGCGGATCATCAGAAAAAGCTTCTCGACCCTTCCTTCCAAAACCTAACTTAACTACCTTCGGGACAAGACAATAATACcccaaaatgaataaatgattCTTCAACAATCCACTTCACCGGTTCACAAGGGCAATTACGTCTATTCATAAAATGCCCTAAAACCCCAACCTTTCCCCTGTAagtctcttttctttctcgcCACGCACTTATTTTCCCTCTTATTTCCTCCCGTTCTGTTCCCCATcccaataacaaaaaaatccaATCTTTGCCCCTTAAACCCTAAATTTTCCTATTCCAAAATTAATCTTCCAGTTATTCTTTATCTTCCTCGGTGATGATGGCCTCTAGGGTGTTGTCACGCGCCACTCGGTGCGTCGGCCGACGCGCGTTACTTCTTGTTCCTACTTCGGGGAAGCAACATTCACCTGCTCTCTCAAATCAGTTTCATTCTCTTGTTTTTGAATCTCCCAATAAGGTAATAAAAGAAAGTTTCACTTTTCACTCGTAATTTTGAATTAGGGTTTTGCCAGGGTTTAAGgctttttttctaaatttgactatttttcattcaatttgtgtgtgtgtgttttttttttttggttaattgaaTACGAGTTCCCATGTGCTTTCCGTTTATGTTATTAAAGTTGGGGACTTTTATCAAGATTCTCTATTTTAGAGATTAGACTAGTGTTTCTGATAAATCACAGAATTGCCTGAATTCTATAGTTTTTGGGATTAATTGGTCTATCTGTGTATGAATGAGAAGGTGCTTCGGGATTGATAAGcgttgatttttattatgtatgtAATCAGGGTTTTACTCGGTAGGATaactgtttttcttttacGATTTATTGGGATTGATATGAATCAGctggattttttttctctcttacaTTTGATTcttctcccccccccccccccggaaAGCCTCCTGCTGTTAAGCGTCTTAAGTATGAATATGAGAACTTACAAAAACTGAATATGAgcagactttttttttttccatgcaTTTGAATATTATCCATACTTGAATGCTTCTTtgatgttttcttttcttcctttGTATGGCATATCTTCAAGTTTGACATGCAAAAGCTTGAGTTATATGATTGTTTTCTGTGCCAGTTGACACAGGTGTCTCTGTTTCATCAAACGACACTCAATTCATCTATATTTCAACGATTTGGATTTTCTTCGGCATCCCCTGAACCTAATGAAAAGGAACAAGGGAGTGCTCCAGATAATAATGGTGCTGAGTCCCCCAAACCAAACAGAGATGCTAAGGATTCTGTAGATAATAATGGGGCTGAGGCCCCCAAACCAAATGGAGATGCTAAAGCTTCTGATGAAGGGATGGAAGCTACTGATCGAACAAAGGAATCAGGTTTTGATTCAAAACCCCAATCTACCGTGTCCCAATCTAATAAAAGGAGGAGAAGAGTTTCTAAACAAACTGCATTTTCTGATTCAGATTCAGAGAGTGAGATTGAACTTTCAAGGGATGATTTGGTGAAACTTCTGAAGGAAAGAGAAGAGCTTCTCATGGCAAAGAATGAAGAGATGAAGCAAATGCAAGATAAAGTTCTCCGTTCTTTTGCGGAAATGGAGAATGTCAAGGACAGGACAATACGTGAAGCAgagaattcaaaaaaatttgccATACAGGTTTCTTTGTTAGCATATTGCCtccttataataaaattaacaagacctgttgatattttttggtgttttatttagaatttttactCTGATGTttgttgtttttcaattttttgcaGAATTTTGCGAAGGCCCTACTGGATGTTGCAGACAATTTGGGAAGAGCTTCTTCTGTTGTTAAAGAAAACTTCTTAAAGATAGATCCTTCTAATGACACTGCTGGAGCTGTGCCACTTCTGAAATCACTTCTGGAAGGTGTAGAAATGACTGAGAAGCAGCTGGGAgaggtaaaattttattattgctttCCAAGTCATGTTTCCGCATCACTGCCTCCTGAGCACTTGTATGAACCGGGCTGTTATGGTTTGATGTTCATCCATCTCTTTCTAGGACATCGTTGATTTTCTACATTTTATTCGATGAGAAGGGAGGAAACAAAATCAGcttgcttttattttatgaatctTCTCTGTTCTATTTTATGCTTGTCAACCTTTTGCATCTCAGTGTGCTTGACATGCTGGATTTTGAGACATCAAGAGTAAATTGGAAGTTGAATTGGTTGCTAACTGTTTCCTGAACATTGTGCTTTTAGgtatttaaaaagtttggaGTTGAAAAATTTGATCCTATAAACGAACCATTTGATCCACACAGGCATAATGCAATGTTCCAACTACCAGACAATTCCAAACCTCCAGGCACTGTGGCTCATGTTCTAAAggtataatttaaattgatcaTTTTTTCCTCGATTAACTATATAAATATTGCATTGATTGCTTATAATGTTGTTTGACATAGAAACCGTTTCACTCAAGGGAAGAAAGTATTATACACTTTAAaacattgtttttatttttgttagaaATTGAATTATACACTTGCTTAATTGATGTGGTTGAATGTGAATATTTAGACCAATCTTTGTGATTTGTGTGAAAGTGGGTATGATTTTGTTCAATTCTCATAGTCTGTTTGCTGGGCTAGGAATGCTTATGGtcaatatttcattttaaagtGTTGTCCAAGACTTATCAGGCCATGGGTTTGTGATACATACATATTCTGTTCTCCAATTTTGCAGTCGGGATACACACTCTATGAGCGAGTTATTAGGCCAGCTGAAGTTGGGGTTACTCAAGCAGTGGAAAATGATCGTGCTGAGAATAATGATCAGGCATAAAGACAAAGCTCATGAAGTCcccatatataaattttggcCTCATTTGTGATTTGTCGGTTGAGAAGAAAGAAGTACAATGGTTTTCTTGTTAGATTAACCTCAAGTGCAGCAGAGAACACTTTTTCCTCCCCCCTTTTCTTTGCACCATCTCTTATCAAATCTCTTGTCATTTAGACATAATAATGATGCTACAAAGATTGTGTTGGTGCTTTCtcattattgttaattatttcaagCATAGAGATAGTTTTGAGTTTTATAAATGCCGTTAGGATCAGAGATCTGGTTTCATTCCTCGCAATTGTCATTTTATACTGCTTTGTAAGTTTAGCATGTGACTTGATTTGTCTAATTTCATTATAAGTTCTGTGAGGatgataaaaaaatgcaataggCTAAACTGTAATGCGGAGAGAATGACCATACCCAAGGTACcttgaaattttcttcaagatTTTTTGTCCAATGTTGGTAATGGGTTTCTAGAGCATAACCAACAACTGCCCATATAGCATGCCCAAAAAAGGTGTCATATTGCACATGCTTCATAGTGCATATATATACAGACGGTAGACCAAGAACAAGATCAAACGTTCGCTTATTTGCTACGAACCTATCTACATACTATATACCTAGATATTAAGTCTACATCTTAATTACAAACTAAAGCATAGCTTCCTGTTTAACAGTTAACAGTGCACAGTGATGATGTTATGGCACTAAAACAAGTCATCAATAGCTGACTTAATCAGCTGATTGTCTTTTATGTGGCTGACAGAATCCTGGTCGTCACTCCGGCCTCCCAAGCACAGTCCCACCTCCCAATCACTCATGTTCAAATCCTGCAAAGCAAAGAGAATAATGTATTATTGCGACATGTAGTTCAAGCTCCATAAAGTACTTATATGCATATAGATGCTTCCCTTCGCCCCACTTAGAAGGGGAGGGATTTTACCATCATCAAAGTTCATCACAAGCTAAGGCAGATCCAAAGAAGCAACATAAGTTccgttaaattttaaaaatttaaaagagaaGGGGGTGGCTTGGTGTTGGGGGGAGGCTTGGTGTCATGGTGGATTAGTAGCTGTAGCTGTTTTGGGCAGGTtccaattaattcatttgGAACGGGCACTGTGTAactcaatattttcttttcaagatAAGCATCTTCCATCATTCCCATTCTTGACAGGTTAAGCCAATGTAAAGGATGCAattaattagaagaaaattctAGCAAAACACAATATATGTTTTATAGAGTGGAATcatttggaaaagaaaacaaagaaaacacaaGGAAACTTTTGTTACCTGActttcttttgttaaagttTTGTCTACCTTCACTTCATTGGTCTCAGAATTGGGATGCCCATTATGCATGTCAGTCTCAATTTCTCTAGCTTCATCCTCATCCTTCTCCAAACCAGCCTTCTTCTGTTCCTCTAGAACAGCAACCTGCACAATACGACAGTGATCAATCAATGCTCAAGACAACAAACAAAATGGAAACATCCCAAAAATATAATGTCAATGAATTGGTACGAAATGATATCAACATGTTAAAATTCTTCCTACTTTCATGATCCCTTACTTCGAGGAAGGGGGGGGGGGTCATTGACAAACACAACCCCAGCAGACCCACAATACTAATTTAGAACCTCCCACATGAGAACACTATCTCCTAGCCACTGAACCAAGGAGCGTCTCACATCATCACATCTTCCACACTTCTAACCTTTGCAAGAAACTTCTAAACcagatttatcaaattaagcTATGTAAAAAGATGTACTACATACAACTCAAGAAATGATATCATTGCACTGCAAACTTAAATCAACCATCCACCTTTGAGTAGAAGTTTTGAACACAAACCAGTTATACTAGAGTACTAGTAAGCACTGGAAAGTGAAAATATaccgaaatttaaaaataataaacaacacaaaccccccccccccccctcaaaaaaaaacaaataatccaaCATCAAGCAGAACCCAGTATTTAGGTAAATAgatgagtaaattaataattaaaaagaaagacataattaaaaaattaataatccaaaaaaataattaaaaaggaaagaaagcaagcaaaaaaaatcaaactaaaATTTCGAGAGTCATCTAGAAAAAAGCCAAGCAACCAACTTTCTCAGAAAATattaccccaaaaaaaaaaggaaaagaaaaatttaaaaaccctGCTTAAACCcctagataaattaataaattatcaactTACTGGAGTGTAACGGAACCGTCGCTTCGGCGGCTCCTCCGTTGTGGCTCCGTTATTATCAGAGGAGTTCGAAGAGAGTGGGGTCCACTTACAAAGAAGCAGAGGAGCGCCGTTTAtgctgttgctgttgttgttgttattatggCCGTTGGATTGGCTAATTGTGGACGGGGATGATGACGACACGTGGACCCACCTCTTCTTCCATTTCCTCACCGGACCGTTGAACACCGTCTGCGTCGGGCCGTACCGGGCCGAGGCCCGACCCATCCTGGACCCCACTCCTtccatctctctttttttttttttttatctctctcCAAGTTCCGAACTTTTTCCGATGGCCTGACCGGTGATATTGAAGAGAGTTTAGCACGTGTTGTCAGTGATGCTAGCTACTGCCCAGCTCAAGCTTTTGGCTGTTTCGCTCCTTATATAAAGCTGAATTCAATGAAGATCAGATGTTACGATGTCGTTTTGGCAAAGCAAAGTGGCCTAACCGTTTTTGTTAAGCGCCAAATGGTGGAGTTTGTCGGTTCATTGTACCCTTTGTCTCTTATTATTTCgtagataaaaaattttaaaaaaaaaatgtttaatgtTTGGGAAATCAAGGTTAAAGTTGATGGTATTTGTAaatatagttatttaattaataaattcgtgtaaaaaaaaaacatgtcaatattaattaattaaattataattaatttaaaatgaaatattacatttattaaaataattaattctatacttTTAAAGTCTAACTAACTAATTCGACTTAGTTGTCAAGTCACaatcttaataattaaataaaattgatcttGATgtctaaatttagattattttatcaCTATACTATTTTGTATGCCTTCCTACAAACTCTTTCATTCAATGAAGTTTAGCTtgtcatttaataatttacataattttgtattagttaATATTCTAAGGGGCAAAAGCGATGCAGCGTTTGGGtgttaaataattcaattctaaaatattaaaaaaaattgaatgttatataactaaagaaattatttgttagAGAAGTATTGCGTTACTCGATTGGAATAGAGATtgattaaaaactaattaaaacacatctctaatattataaaatttattaattattttaacaatataACAATTTACCCTTTCGTTGAAGAACGTAAAATTTGGAATAATCCACGTTGGGTGAAGGCGTGAAAGTAAGCACCAAGCACctaattggaagaaaatgtaaatacgCAAAACGCAGCGTATTAACTGAAAAGATATTAAAGATACGAACACTATCTTCAACAACGATCTCTTAGAGAAGTCGAGCTCTTTTTTATCATCACACAATAAAccgggaaaaaaaatggagctTTGCATCACCAACTCAACAAGAATCCTCAACTTGAACTCTCTCAACAGAACAGGGCTTCCTCTTTCTGTTTCTCTAAAGAACTCAACTGTTGAGTTCATGAACCAAAACTACTTCAATTCTCAGAAACTGTCATCATTTTCCCGCCAAATTCACTTATATCTCCATCAACCTCAATTTCATCGAAGCCCAGTTCGTATCTTTGCTTCTTCATCCTCCTCGGTGGCTCTGGGACCCGAGAAGGATCGGCTTCCGGCTGATATCGAGGTCACAGAGAGTCCAGAACCCAATTCGACAGTGagttcccccccccccttctctctctctttttgtcCATTTTTGTTTATAGTTTCTTGTTAAATTTGcgacatttttcttttgtgtttcTTTATATTGTCACCTTAATTTTGaggttttatttgtttgtattACTGGGTATTTTTCTGTTTCGCTTGGTTTAAATTCCATAGGTTGTTTCATTACTGCATTTTTTACTATCTTACAAGTTTTAATTCGTTTCATTTCACATATGAatatgtttcttttgttttatcaatCGCCTTAAATTATGATCAACACTGAAGTTTTATCAGTTAAATGGCTTTTCGTTCACTTCATTCTCTGAATTTGTTGTAATAATATTGTTGCTAAATGTTACTGTGTCATATCACCGCCTAAATTGTGTtgtgtgtatgtatgttttctttaattatattattattttctattaattcTTCTTGACTATCTGTGTCTTGGTTGATATTTAAGTCTGCTTTGTTATGTAGTTATgggcttcttttttcttttctattcttttggtAGTCTCATTGTGATTTGTATCTTTctatgtttctatttatgcAGGTGAGGCTGAGTGTAGAAGTTCCAGAGGCGGTATGCAAGGATAGCTACAAAAGGGTCCttaatgagttgatgaagCAAGTCAAGGTGCTTGTCTCATTTACATGTGAATTCCTGTTGAGATGTAATAGATGATTGTTAACTTGTGTAGGCAGGAGTTGAATTTTGGACATGTAACTAGTTTTGTCCGTGCAGATTCCTGGATTTCGTCCTGGGAAGATTCCAGAGAGTGTTCTTGTAGGTTTTGTTGGGGAGCAGAATGTTAAAAAGGCTACGGTTGAATCTATTCTGAAGAGGACCCTTCCTCATGCCATGACTTCGGTATTTTATATCATAGTCtcttcatttcttattttatccGAAAACAATTCGAATTTCTTGTTGTGGAATTATATTGCTTAGGTGACTGGAAGGGCTTTGAGAGACTCCGTCCGCATTGTGACTAAGTTTTCTGAAATGGAGAAGAACTATTCTTCTCTCAACTCTCTCAGGTTCAAGCTTGCTTTTTCTTCTATCATCTTCATTGTACTGTATTGCAACTTTTACCTCTCAATTTTTTGTCATGGGCTTGTAATTTTAAGCCTATCGACGTTTCTCGACTTACATGCAATAATATGGATTCTGCTTGCTGATTTGACTTGTGCTCCAGTTATGATGTGCTTGTCGATGTTGCGCCTGAAGTCAAATGGAATCCTGAAAATGGATACAAGAATTTGAAGATTGTTGTAGAAATAGATAATGACACAGCTGCTCAACAAGCTGCTGAAGAAGAATTAAGACGTCGCCATAAGTCCCTTGGATCACTGAAAATTGTCACTGACAGAGGACTACAGGTACCTGGTTGAAATCACTCTAGTTCTCCCTATTTAATGTCTTTTGTACGTGAGGCATTAATTGTATGCTGTAATAACGAACAGCAGTTGTTTATGTAAAAGGATTGGTAGGAGTGTCAATTTTTAGCTATTTTAATTGTGATGGTTcatcatttttgttaaatgGAACTTATGGGTTGTTTCTAACTTTCTATGAAATAAGAATGTTAGAGAACAGATGCTTGGATGCTTACAATTGTACATATTTGTAAGACTCCTCCAGACCTTATTTAATCAATCTATTTTAGTAAGAATATCAAGTCCGGCCTAACACTGAGGGGAAGCCAACTTAgatttcatttttccattagGGGCCCAACTCTTTCAATAGAATAAGAGTTCTATGCGGTCACcattaaaagggaaaaattgcAGAAATATTGCTTTATCTTTTCCTAAAGTAGAGGAAGATGTTCATGGCTTCCACCTTTCAGTAGGTTTGAGAAACTGACTTTTGTTAGAACATcttatttgatgatttatgTATTTGTTCCTTGTTAGATGTTATTGTACTCATCATATGTGTAGTAGATGTATTTTTCCTTTCACTTTCAGTTTAGATTTTGGTTTTTGCATTTTGTTGATAGGAATTGAGTTTATAGTTTTACAAGTCTTATTAGACAAATTGAAATCGAGATGCGTTTAAAAACTTCTTTCTATTATCACAAGGTTTGTATGTTACAAGAACTTGACACTTTCACAGGTCGGTGACATTGCAATCGTTGATATATCAGCAACAACAATAGATGAAGATGAAtcaaatgttcaaaatattccagATGCAGAGACCAAAGGTTTGCCATTATCAGCCTGAATTATGTTGCCcgtatttcattttttccatTATCCTCCCTGCTCATTGCATTTCCTACTATATGCTAAGAAAGTTAGATGAACTAGTCTCTAACTGAACTACTTCTaagaatttgtttttcttctctttgaaAAGCTCCCTTGTATGCATGTCAGTTGTTCCCTTCTTCCGAAATGTGTTGATGGGCATATCTTTACCATTGGACCCAGTGTACTATCAAGTGACTGCATCCtcatttccctttcttttgcAGGATTTCATTTTGATACAGAAGATGGGGACAAAGTTCTTCCAGGTTTTCTTGATTCTATAAGTGGAATTCAACGAGGTGAAACAAAGTCCTTTCGACTCGCATTCCCTGAATCCTGGAGACAAGAACATCTTCGTGGTGTTCAAGCTCAATTTACTGTGAGTTTCTTCCTGTTTTATAGAGTTTAGCACCATTGTTGATTAACAGGATTCTATAAAGCAAGATTAATGCGAATGGAAGGAATCATGTCTAGAATATGTCTAAggacattttattttctaatttccattttcttttcaggTTGAATGCAGAGAACTGTTTTATAGAGATTTGCCGAAATTGGATGACTCCCTTGCTGGAAAGCTTCTTCCTGGATGCACTACCATAGAGCAGGTAAACATTGCATTAAAATCATAGGAACAGTTCTGGTTCGATGTATTCTTCCATTGATGATTTCTGCTGCACAAATCTGCAGGTCAAGGAAACATTATTGCAGAAGTGTCGAGAAGTGGAGCAAACTGCAAAAGACCAGGCGACTGATAATGCAATTCTAGACCAGCTTTACAAGGTTATTTGATGTAGTGAAGTTGCAACATTTAGATTGGATTGATTTCATGAGGTCTTTAATTGGTGCTTCCCTTGGATATTGGCTTTGTACAGCGAGTCAATGCCTGGGCTGCTGTTCATTTCTTATGGGAACATTATCGTCAAACAAAAGTATTGTTATTTATGTGCCAGCCATATATTATAACGTCTTTTACTTACTATATCGCAATCTTTGTTAATGTCAGATGGTGGAAATTGATATTCCTCAATCCTTGTTTGAGGAACAAGGAAGGCAGCTTTATGGGGCTCAACTTTTGCAGATGCAGGTCAGTACTGagtgtttttgtttctatagGTACCCTAACCCATTTGATGGCCTTGGATCCTCGAAAGATTAACCATTTTCcatgatttgattttgcaataTCTCTTTGCAAGAACTAGTTCTCATTCCAGCACTTTGTTACTACAGGCAGGTATGAAATTGAACGAACAGCAGTTGGCTGCTCTATCAAGCCCAAAAGCAGTAAAAGAGTTTCTGGAAAACCAGACGGAGAACATAACCAATGTGATAAAACAGAATCTAGCCGTCGGAGATATCTTTAAACGTGAAAATTTGCAGGTACGTATGTGTCTCTTGCTAACTTCTGGAACGCCCTCAGGAACATCAACTCTTGAGATTCATTATAGAAGTAAATGTATTGAACATTGCTGCAGTTTTCGACTGAAGACTTAGTCAAAGAAGTTGAAAACTCCATTGCTGAATTAAAACAACAGAAACAAGAATATGATGAGGATCGCGTAAGAGAACAGGTTAGCACATTTTCTTACGTGGGGTTAATCTTTTGTGGCATAATGCAGAGTCAGAATTCATCTCACATTTCTTGCTTCTGGAACTTATTACATAGGTGATAGACATACTCGAAGGAGCTAAAGTTCTCGAATGGTTGAGAGAACATGCAGAAATTCAGTACATAACCAGATGAGAACATAACCAATAATATGAAAAGGAGCTAGAGTTGGCAGGAGCCGGATTAGAAATTGCATTGCAGATGCATTGGTGTCTCTGcaaaattttgtattgtaGAGACTCGTTGTATAGCAATTGTTGTACAAGATAGTTATCGACAGAAGTGTTTTTGCTGTGTTGGGGTTTTAGAGAGGATGGTTCATGATCAGcccaaaattcaattttggtCCATCTAATATGAATTAACTTTCTTAATACTAGTTACCATGTGAGCGGACAGTTGAATTTAGttttcttgtaaattttatcgATTGAACCAATTAACATCTATTTACAAAATCTGCATTTCTTGTTACTAAGGAGATCATTAactaaaaagtgaaaaaacgAAGGTCGATTTGGTCATCACGTGTCTACAAATTCAAGATAATCAATCACATTAGGGTCTAAAACTCGCATGATAGGCATAGCTTTATgaattacatatttatattgtATGGTGtgt from Citrus sinensis cultivar Valencia sweet orange chromosome 9, DVS_A1.0, whole genome shotgun sequence carries:
- the LOC102610986 gene encoding grpE protein homolog 2, mitochondrial isoform X1, producing the protein MMASRVLSRATRCVGRRALLLVPTSGKQHSPALSNQFHSLVFESPNKLTQVSLFHQTTLNSSIFQRFGFSSASPEPNEKEQGSAPDNNGAESPKPNRDAKDSVDNNGAEAPKPNGDAKASDEGMEATDRTKESGFDSKPQSTVSQSNKRRRRVSKQTAFSDSDSESEIELSRDDLVKLLKEREELLMAKNEEMKQMQDKVLRSFAEMENVKDRTIREAENSKKFAIQNFAKALLDVADNLGRASSVVKENFLKIDPSNDTAGAVPLLKSLLEGVEMTEKQLGEVFKKFGVEKFDPINEPFDPHRHNAMFQLPDNSKPPGTVAHVLKSGYTLYERVIRPAEVGVTQAVENDRAENNDQA
- the LOC102610383 gene encoding trigger factor-like protein TIG, Chloroplastic, with translation MELCITNSTRILNLNSLNRTGLPLSVSLKNSTVEFMNQNYFNSQKLSSFSRQIHLYLHQPQFHRSPVRIFASSSSSVALGPEKDRLPADIEVTESPEPNSTVRLSVEVPEAVCKDSYKRVLNELMKQVKIPGFRPGKIPESVLVGFVGEQNVKKATVESILKRTLPHAMTSVTGRALRDSVRIVTKFSEMEKNYSSLNSLSYDVLVDVAPEVKWNPENGYKNLKIVVEIDNDTAAQQAAEEELRRRHKSLGSLKIVTDRGLQVGDIAIVDISATTIDEDESNVQNIPDAETKGFHFDTEDGDKVLPGFLDSISGIQRGETKSFRLAFPESWRQEHLRGVQAQFTVECRELFYRDLPKLDDSLAGKLLPGCTTIEQVKETLLQKCREVEQTAKDQATDNAILDQLYKMVEIDIPQSLFEEQGRQLYGAQLLQMQAGMKLNEQQLAALSSPKAVKEFLENQTENITNVIKQNLAVGDIFKRENLQFSTEDLVKEVENSIAELKQQKQEYDEDRVREQVIDILEGAKVLEWLREHAEIQYITR
- the LOC102610682 gene encoding uncharacterized protein LOC102610682; its protein translation is MEGVGSRMGRASARYGPTQTVFNGPVRKWKKRWVHVSSSSPSTISQSNGHNNNNNSNSINGAPLLLCKWTPLSSNSSDNNGATTEEPPKRRFRYTPVAVLEEQKKAGLEKDEDEAREIETDMHNGHPNSETNEVKVDKTLTKESQDLNMSDWEVGLCLGGRSDDQDSVSHIKDNQLIKSAIDDLF
- the LOC102610986 gene encoding grpE protein homolog 2, mitochondrial isoform X2; its protein translation is MMASRVLSRATRCVGRRALLLVPTSGKQHSPALSNQFHSLVFESPNKLTQVSLFHQTTLNSSIFQRFGFSSASPEPNEKEQGSAPDNNGAESPKPNRDAKDSVDNNGAEAPKPNGDAKASDEGMEATDRTKESDSESEIELSRDDLVKLLKEREELLMAKNEEMKQMQDKVLRSFAEMENVKDRTIREAENSKKFAIQNFAKALLDVADNLGRASSVVKENFLKIDPSNDTAGAVPLLKSLLEGVEMTEKQLGEVFKKFGVEKFDPINEPFDPHRHNAMFQLPDNSKPPGTVAHVLKSGYTLYERVIRPAEVGVTQAVENDRAENNDQA